The following proteins come from a genomic window of Saccharomyces mikatae IFO 1815 strain IFO1815 genome assembly, chromosome: 7:
- the MIY3 gene encoding Miy3p (similar to Saccharomyces cerevisiae YGL082W and YPL191C; ancestral locus Anc_6.195) → MDVSFLTKSVQINGTQYKILLQNGQGKCALIALVNVLLISPAHARYSQEICKLVKGKEIVTLNEIVQTLADMGVQNPNGASVEKQQLLKILPQLYSGLNINPEFNGSFEDGVEMSLFRLYNVGIVHGWIIDGDNDLNAYEHVSKYSYMGAQKVLVQSYEIQKNNAQFENDEQIQSDATYLKSFLARSATQLTDYGLNHLKEILVERSYAVLFRNDHFCTLYKNNGELFTLVTDPTYRNRKDINWQSLTSVNGLQDSYYTGNFIPTSLERTDTTATGQNDSYISNPFSDQNTGRVTTNQGNSGASGIQQIEDDEELARRLQEQEDMRAASNMQNGYANSSSDNPRERFQRSEKNSKKNKFLSFNGSSDGKNRKRDKLKKSCVVM, encoded by the coding sequence GATACTACTTCAAAATGGACAAGGTAAATGCGCACTGATTGCCTTAGTGAACGTTTTATTGATCTCGCCTGCCCATGCACGTTATTCCCAAGAAATTTGCAAATTGGTGAAAGGCAAGGAAATTGTTACTTTAAATGAGATCGTACAAACTCTAGCCGATATGGGTGTTCAAAACCCCAATGGTGCTAGCGtagaaaaacaacaactACTTAAAATTCTACCACAACTATATAGCGGGTTGAACATTAACCCAGAATTCAACGGGTCTTTTGAAGATGGGGTGGAAATGTCACTTTTCAGACTCTACAACGTCGGAATCGTGCATGGTTGGATAATAGATGGAGACAATGACCTAAACGCCTATGAACACgtatcaaaatattcttataTGGGCGCTCAAAAGGTTCTGGTGCAGTCGTATGAGATccagaaaaataatgcaCAATTTGAAAACGATGAACAAATTCAATCCGATGCAACTTACCTAAAATCCTTTTTGGCAAGATCTGCTACTCAATTAACTGATTATGGTCTGAATCAtctaaaagaaattctGGTGGAGAGATCATATGCCGTGCTTTTTAGAAATGACCACTTTTGTACATTATACAAGAACAATGGCGAATTGTTTACTCTGGTCACGGATCCTACTTACAGAAACCGCAAAGACATAAACTGGCAGTCGCTTACATCCGTGAATGGATTACAAGATTCTTATTATACTGGAAACTTCATTCCCACAAGTCTGGAAAGAACTGATACTACTGCTACTGGACAAAATGATTCCTATATTTCTAACCCGTTTAGTGATCAGAACACAGGACGAGTGACCACTAATCAAGGCAATAGTGGAGCAAGTGGAATACAACAGATTGAAGACGATGAGGAATTGGCAAGGAGATTACAGGAACAAGAAGATATGCGTGCGGCAAGTAACATGCAAAATGGTTATGCTAATAGCAGTAGCGATAATCCAAGAGAAAGATTCCAAAGATCTGAAAAGaactcaaagaaaaacaaatttctttccttcAATGGAAGTAGTGATGGTAAAAACAGGAAAAGAGAcaagttgaagaaaagctGTGTAGTTATGTGA